From the Fusarium musae strain F31 chromosome 11, whole genome shotgun sequence genome, one window contains:
- a CDS encoding hypothetical protein (EggNog:ENOG41~antiSMASH:Cluster_11.3) encodes MTRPEVISYLKDNYRFNLSTSQFAKATKHWGFYKQPRQARTLARALEATALADPESSGAIFDLEVDALHAANENESLFHIDNTLSPDFDRPKSAKDDEDSCKEPSLKTEDTLSKAEKSHQRTRVSSNGCHTANVKSPMRITNAPKAQIPSTLRFSHPRVLDRNAKRSLVCDTTRELYLDYSWQDYRR; translated from the exons ATGACTCGCCCAGAGGTAATTAGTTACCTAAAGGATAACTACAGGTTTAACTTAAG TACCAGCCAGTTTGCGAAAGCAACAAAGCATTGGGGATTTTATAAGCAACCTCGCCAGGCCAGAACATTGGCCCGGGCGCTTGAAGCAACTGCTTTGGCGGACCCTGAGTCATCGGGCGCGATatttgatcttgaggttgatgcttTACACGCAGCTAATGAGAATGAATCTCTTTTCCACATTGACAATACACTTAGTCCAGATTTCGATCGTCCCAAGAGCGccaaggatgacgaggattcATGCAAGGAGCCGTCTCTGAAAACAGAAGATACTCTTTCAaaggccgagaagagccACCAGAGAACCAGAGTATCGAGCAACGGGTGCCACACAGCGAATGTCAAGAGTCCAATGCGTATCACGAACGCACCCAAAGCCCAGATTCCATCAACTTTGAGATTTTCGCACCCCCGAGTCCTGGATCGAAATGCAAAAAGGTCTCTGGTGTGCGACACAACGCGAGAGTTGTATTTGGATTATTCG TGGCAGGATTATCGCCGATGA
- a CDS encoding hypothetical protein (EggNog:ENOG41~MEROPS:MER0036069~antiSMASH:Cluster_11.3~SMCOG1036:alpha/beta hydrolase fold protein), which produces MLFVSTTKRIRLQDDVHLYVEQSFPLRSQDHLTIIFLHFWGGSSKTWSPVHDLIAPTFPTVRLDFRGWGNSSGPANETGYSILQLAQDVELVIEQLELQRCIIVGHSMGAKVAQAVAGRKCVDGLAGLVLLCPAPPTPLILPEEMRDQQISAYDNARNAEFVVRNVLTAKPLPDVTMKKIVGDMLKGNPAARVAWPRHAMNEDVRELAKGISIPSIVISGGKDQVEPVARVKSEVSGNISFAEFHVLEEAGHLALLEAPEEVAEIISDFVSRRV; this is translated from the coding sequence ATGTTATTTGTTTCTACCACCAAGCGTATCCGGCTCCAAGATGACGTTCATCTCTATGTCGAGCAGTCATTCCCTTTACGGTCTCAAGACCATTTAACTATTATCTTTCTTCACTTTTGGGGAGGTTCTTCCAAAACCTGGTCTCCCGTCCATGATTTAATCGCACCAACCTTCCCAACTGTCCGGCTTGACTTCCGCGGATGGGGTAACTCCAGTGGCCCCGCCAATGAGACAGGGTACTCCATCCTCCAACTCGCCCAAGACGTTGAACTAGTCATTGAACAACTGGAACTGCAGAGATGTATCATCGTCGGGCATTCTATGGGTGCAAAAGTAGCGCAAGCTGTTGCTGGTCGGAAGTGTGTTGATGGGCTTGCAGGTTTAGTCCTGCTCTGTCCGGCGCCGCCAACACCATTGATCCTGCCTGAAGAGATGCGCGACCAACAAATCAGCGCCTACGATAATGCACGGAACGCCGAGTTTGTTGTCCGCAACGTTCTCACTGCAAAGCCCCTGCCCGACGTCACCATGAAGAAAATTGTGGGGGATATGTTGAAGGGAAATCCGGCTGCTAGAGTAGCATGGCCACGACATGCCATGAATGAAGATGTACGAGAGCTAGCCAAGGGGATTTCCATTCCGTCAATTGTTATCTCTGGAGGCAAAGATCAAGTTGAACCGGTGGCTCGTGTCAAGTCTGAGGTCTCTGGTAACATTTCCTTCGCCGAGTTCCATGTactggaagaagctggacATCTGGCCCTACTAGAGGCGCCGGAGGAAGTCGCGGAGATCATAAGTGACTTTGTGTCACGTCGTGTTTAG
- a CDS encoding hypothetical protein (EggNog:ENOG41~antiSMASH:Cluster_11.3) produces the protein MSSNIGLVDEYLAKGTWKTAENANSTYSHQGLMQYVSNQIISQYWLEKIYTGEIRQYDRENRFHIHDLGFLSAYCSGWSIEDILLEGFGGVENKIQCRPAKHLNTALNQIVNFLFTLQGELAGAQALSSFDTYLAPFIRSDNLSYTDVFKYIQSFVYSLNVPTRSGFQAPFTNLSLDLICPKRLGDQCVIIGGELRTDWVYSDFQEEMDILNKAFAEVMMQGDGNGNIFPFPIPTYNVSDGIDWESPRWQSIWEMTAKYGVPYFANFINSDLDPEDFRSMCCRLRLDLSKLHCRVGGQYGASPLTGSIGVVTVNLPNLAYRSNGSREAFMAELTSTLRVAKDSLEIKRKLVDKNSTLYPYAAHYLSATKHRTGSYWTNHFSTIGVNGMNEALVDLLGEGIGEQRDFALEVLEFIKDQLQEFQKETGNLYNLEASPAESTCYKFAKRDKELFPDKEIPTYYTNSTMLPVDTTEDLFEAMSHQEELQCSYTGGTVFHAFLGEQLPSWKLARDLIKTLTARFRIPYITLTPTFSICPTHGYRAGEQPECTVCGELTLVYSRIVGYFRPTRDWNRGKSKEFVQRKVYKYETGLSNENKLQELEKQVAAIQDLPVAGYIKSTLSDYPGKMQASIMFTSRCNLACPWCHNGPLVQGECDDVTIVDVFRHITSTSHKSLVVSGGEPTIHKGLIPFLRILKAAGISVKLDSNGTSPDVLKQVLSENLIDFVAMDIKCALENYKRVTGKKVKPKLLEASIDLIKNSGVPYEFRTTVVPELIDVEDLFEAKRLSGKKLTMQRFRNGGTLLDAKFRTFQEHTDEEFDKLVSQVA, from the coding sequence ATGTCTTCCAATATTGGCCTTGTAGACGAGTATCTGGCCAAAGGAACATGGAAGACCGCCGAGAACGCCAACTCTACCTACTCCCACCAAGGCCTCATGCAATACGTCTCCAACCAAATCATCTCTCAATACTGGCTCGAAAAGATCTACACCGGAGAAATCCGACAATATGACCGCGAGAATCGCTTTCATATCCATGATCTCGGCTTTCTAAGCGCGTATTGCTCTGGCTGGAGCATTGAAGATATCCTCCTCGAAGGATTTGGCGGcgttgagaacaagatccagTGTCGACCTGCGAAACATCTCAACACCGCGCTTAACCAGATCGTCAATTTTCTGTTTACGCTACAAGGTGAACTTGCTGGTGCTCAGGCTCTGTCCAGCTTCGACACGTACCTTGCGCCGTTCATTCGCAGCGATAATCTGTCTTACACCGATGTCTTCAAATATATTCAGAGCTTCGTTTACTCCCTCAACGTCCCGACCCGAAGCGGGTTCCAAGCCCCGTTTACGAACCTCTCACTCGACCTCATTTGCCCAAAACGACTCGGCGATCAATGCGTTATCATTGGCGGCGAGTTGCGAACCGATTGGGTGTATAGTGACTTTCAGGAAGAGATGGATATACTCAACAAGGCATTTGCTGAAGTCATGATGCAAGGCGATGGAAACGGGAAtatctttccttttcctATTCCGACTTATAATGTATCGGATGGGATTGATTGGGAATCGCCTCGGTGGCAGAGCATCTGGGAGATGACGGCCAAGTATGGTGTTCCGTATTTCGCCAATTTCATCAACAGTGATCTCGATCCTGAGGACTTTCGGTCCATGTGTTGTCGCTTGAGGCTTGATCTAAGTAAACTTCACTGCAGAGTCGGTGGACAATATGGCGCAAGTCCATTGACTGGCTCTATTGGCGTTGTCACAGTCAATCTGCCGAACCTTGCTTACCGATCGAATGGTTCGAGAGAGGCGTTCATGGCAGAGTTGACCAGCACGTTGAGAGTGGCCAAGGACTCCCTGGAGATCAAGCGGAAGCTTGTGGACAAGAACTCGACCCTTTATCCCTACGCCGCTCATTACCTATCAGCTACCAAGCATCGCACTGGGTCATACTGGACGAATCACTTCAGCACCATTGGAGTCAACGGTATGAACGAGGCACTCGTGGATCTTCTCGGTGAAGGTATCGGTGAACAAAGAGACTTCGCCCTTGAAGTTCTAGAGTTCATCAAGGACCAACTCCAAGAATTCCAGAAAGAAACAGGTAACCTGTACAACCTCGAAGCCAGTCCCGCAGAGAGTACATGTTACAAGTTTGCCAAGCGCGACAAGGAACTCTTCCCTGATAAGGAGATTCCCACTTACTACACAAACTCGACGATGTTACCTGTCGACACGACAGAGGATCTCTTCGAAGCCAtgagccatcaagaagaacttcaaTGCTCTTACACTGGTGGCACTGTCTTTCATGCGTTCCTCGGTGAGCAGTTACCAAGTTGGAAACTGGCTAGAGATCTGATCAAGACTCTCACCGCACGCTTCCGCATTCCATACATCACACTAACTCCAACCTTCAGTATATGTCCGACACACGGATACAGAGCGGGCGAACAACCAGAGTGCACAGTATGCGGAGAGTTGACGCTAGTTTACTCGCGCATCGTCGGGTACTTCCGACCTACGAGGGATTGGAATCGTGGCAAGTCGAAGGAGTTCGTCCAGAGGAAAGTATACAAGTATGAGACTGGCCTCAGCAATGAAAACAAGCTTCAGGAATTGGAGAAGCAAGTCGCTGCGATTCAAGATCTTCCTGTGGCTGGATACATCAAGAGTACGCTTAGTGACTACCCCGGCAAGATGCAGGCTTCCATCATGTTTACATCCCGGTGCAACCTCGCCTGCCCATGGTGTCACAACGGTCCGTTAGTCCAAGGAGAATGTGACGACGTTACAATTGTAGACGTCTTCCGTCACATTACGTCAACGTCTCACAAGTCACTCGTTGTCTCAGGCGGTGAACCCACCATCCACAAAGGTCTCATCCCCTTCCTCAGAATCCTCAAAGCCGCTGGGATCAGCGTAAAGCTCGACTCAAACGGTACATCGCCCGATGTCCTCAAGCAAGTGCTCTCCGAGAATCTCATAGACTTTGTTGCGATGGATATCAAGTGTGCTTTGGAGAATTACAAGCGTGTCACGGGTAAAAAGGTCAAGCcgaagcttcttgaagctagtattgatctcatcaagaacagtGGAGTACCTTATGAGTTCCGCACGACTGTCGTGCCAGAGttgattgatgttgaggatctgTTTGAGGCGAAGAGGTTGTCCGGAAAGAAGTTGACGATGCAGAGGTTTAGGAATGGAGGGACGTTGTTGGATGCGAAGTTCAGGACGTTTCAGGAGCATACggatgaggagtttgataAACTGGTGAGTCAGGTTGCGTAA
- a CDS encoding hypothetical protein (EggNog:ENOG41): MSAQTSTNGTNGSAASTKGQLDASKLKFDLTTALRDVPKPGSAELWEQNVATDHMITCRWTVQNGWEDPVIKPFGDLAISPLASCLHYATQCFEGMKVYRGFDGRVRLFRPDRNAKRLVMSAERVSLPTFDPAQLVELIKALVRVDAKRWLSEPGSFRYIRPALIGTGRQLGIQIPKEAILMVTLVCWPDFSTESPPGANPRSDLRLITSRNDTIRAWPGGFGYAKVGANYGPSFASHCEAQQAGYDQVLWLLGDEGQVTEAGASNFFAVVRDEKTSKPVLLTAPLTDRVILDGVTRRSVLDLVESRLSEELEVREAKFTIKDIEAAWRNGLLQEAFVSGTAFFIKNVSTIRAGDFNIDLPQKQDEGSAFGPRIKGWLKDIMFGGEDHEWGVVVE, encoded by the exons ATGTCTGCACAAACTTCAACAAACGGCACAAATGGCTCTGCAGCCTCCACCAAGGGACAGCTCGATgcctccaagctcaagtttGACTTGACAACAGCCTTGAGGGATGTTCCCAAGCCCGGATCCGCCGAATTATGGGAACAAAATGTCGCGACAGATCATATGATTACTTGTCGCTGGACGGTACAGAATGGCTGGGAAGACCCGGTTATCAAGCCGTTTGGCGACCTGGCCATCTCACCGCTTGCTTCCTGTCTTCATTACGCCACGCAGTGCTTCGAGGGCATGAAAGTCTACCGTGGCTTCGATGGCCGCGTCAGACTATTTAGACCGGATCGGAACGCAAAGCGCTTGGTTATGAGCGCAGAGAGAGTTTCACTACCAACTTTTGATCCTGCGCAGCTTGTTGAGTTGATCAAAGCCTTGGTTCGCGTGGATGCGAAAA GATGGCTATCGGAGCCCGGCAGCTTTCGATACATCAGACCAGCATTGATCGGAACCGGTCGCCAACTGGGTATTCAGATTCCCAAAGAAGCCATCTTGATGGTCACGTTGGTATGCTGGCCTGATTTCTCCACCGAATCACCTCCCGGCGCAAACCCACGATCTGATTTACGTCTTATCACATCGAGGAATGACACCATCAGAGCATGGCCTGGTGGTTTCGGCTACGCCAAGGTCGGTGCGAATTACGGCCCTAGCTTTGCGTCTCATTGCGAAGCACAACAGGCTGGCTACGATCAGGTACTCTGGCTTCTCGGAGACGAAGGACAAGTCACTGAGGCTGGGGCCAGTAATTTCTTCGCAGTCGTCCGAGACGAAAAGACCTCTAAGCCGGTTCTACTAACGGCTCCATTGACGGATCGAGTCATTCTCGATGGTGTCACCAGAAGGTCTGTTCTCGACCTTGTTGAAAGCCGACTTTCCGAGGAGCTCGAGGTCAGAGAAGCAAAATTTACGATCAAAGATATTGAAGCGGCTTGGAGAAATGGTCTGCTTCAAGAGGCGTTCGTGTCAGGCACTGCT TTTTTCATTAAGAACGTATCGACCATCCGGGCTGGTGATTTTAACATTGACTTGCCGCAGAAGCAAGACGAAGGCAGTGCATTTGGCCCGCGGATCAAGGGTTGGTTGAAGGATATTATGTTCGGAGGTGAGGATCATGAATggggtgttgttgttgaataA
- a CDS encoding hypothetical protein (EggNog:ENOG41): protein MANHTPVTLGVLGRYYSARHTLGQYRSACVTATYNISLPNDSSLSELDNALEYAIQATIRLHAGLQYGVSGEKEAGVPLFGQIRTFNRQDVLKVIDSQDVNGNDGKGGGTTDDPLSKLLESGHSALWVENKPAWKAVVVKHTSNRRSGLSLRLDIAFFAHHTIADGLSDVAFHASLMRNLRLDTPIPAKWPLELNEVQDPPPTIEESVGCLSCNCTICTTPDKSDEPVWGGGPISAAPTVNYESRVRIVTVPAAPFSSLLRKCKHANVTVTGLLHAIICTSLNHSINEDVPGFRAVTPFSARRHTGASDAEIVNHISYLTSYVSRGDLQKFRDCHSGSDTEEQHIIDLARGFSNEVVAKVKEFPHGSMATKLSQFQDVLQECQNQGGTDRRYTYELSNLGSVSSICPPEGSGIKLDRLVFTQCGFVAGPALGFNSVSTRGGDFTISITWQKGTVAESVVENVVQELETRLTTFQ from the coding sequence ATGGCCAATCACACTCCAGTGACTCTAGGTGTCTTGGGTCGGTATTATTCGGCCCGGCATACTCTGGGACAATACCGCTCAGCATGTGTAACGGCAACGTACAACATATCGCTCCCAAATGACTCATCGTTGAGTGAACTTGATAATGCACTCGAGTATGCTATACAAGCCACCATTCGTCTACATGCGGGTCTACAGTATGGTGTTTCCGGCGAGAAAGAAGCTGGTGTCCCGCTGTTTGGACAGATCCGCACATTCAACCGCCAGGACGTTTTGAAGGTCATCGATAGCCAAGATGTCAATGGCAATGATGGAAAGGGTGGGGGTACGACTGACGATCCTCTATCAAAATTACTTGAAAGCGGTCATTCAGCGCTCTGGGTCGAAAACAAGCCAGCCTGGAAGGCTGTTGTTGTCAAGCATACCAGCAACCGCCGGTCAGGTCTCTCTCTCAGGCTGGATATTGCCTTCTTTGCACATCACACTATTGCTGATGGGTTAAGTGACGTTGCTTTCCATGcatcgttgatgagaaaTCTCAGACTCGACACGCCCATACCTGCAAAATGGCCCCTGGAGTTGAACGAGGTACAAGACCCTCCGCCAACAATTGAAGAAAGCGTGGGCTGCCTGTCGTGTAACTGCACTATCTGCACAACTCCAGACAAATCTGATGAGCCAGTTTGGGGAGGAGGCCCTATATCTGCGGCACCGACGGTCAACTACGAATCTCGCGTTCGAATAGTGACAGTCCCAGCGGCACCGTTTTCTAGCCTTCTTAGAAAGTGCAAGCACGCTAACGTCACAGTCACTGGGCTTCTCCACGCAATCATCTGCACCTCACTAAATCATTCCATTAATGAAGATGTTCCCGGATTTCGAGCCGTTACACCCTTTTCAGCAAGACGACATACTGGAGCTTCTGACGCGGAAATCGTCAACCATATCTCTTATCTGACGAGCTATGTATCTAGAGGAGACTTGCAGAAGTTCAGAGACTGTCATAGTGGCTCTGACACAGAGGAGCAGCATATTATAGACCTTGCGCGCGGCTTCAGCAACGAAGTAgtggccaaggtcaaggagttCCCGCACGGCAGTATGGCTACCAAACTCAGTCAATTCCAAGATGTCCTACAGGAATGTCAGAACCAAGGCGGTACAGATAGACGGTACACGTATGAGCTTTCTAATCTGGGTTCAGTCTCAAGCATATGTCCGCCAGAAGGGAGTGGTATCAAGCTTGACAGATTGGTCTTCACGCAATGCGGTTTTGTTGCTGGTCCCGCGTTGGGTTTCAACAGTGTTAGCACTAGGGGAGGGGATTTCACCATCAGTATCACTTGGCAAAAGGGAACCGTTGCAGAATCAGTTGTGGAAAACGTTGTTCAAGAGCTAGAGACACGACTAACAACATTTCAGTAA
- a CDS encoding hypothetical protein (EggNog:ENOG41), producing the protein MAPETKSEPVREWIILIPDNKDSLEMRMRHIDSGLFQMGGGTLAGDSVNGSAIVARAKSEADILAILKNDVYARSGVWDLENIKVIPFKCVYRREHIDGAVMGAEWKF; encoded by the exons ATGGCACCTGAAACGAAATCGGAACCGGTGAGGGAATGGATTATCCTTATTCCCGATAACAAAGATTCATTGGAGATGCGTATGAGA CATATCGACTCTGGCCTATTCCAAATGGGCGGAGGCACTTTGGCCGGAGATAGCGTCAACGGAAGCGCCATCGTCGCCCGAGCCAAATCCGAAGCCGACATACTAGCTATCCTCAAGAATGATGTCTACGCCAGAAGTGGAGTATGGGATCTAGAAAATATCAAGGTTATTCCT TTTAAATGCGTGTATAGGCGGGAGCATATTGACGGTGCTGTTATGGGCGCTGAGTGGAAGTTCTAA
- a CDS encoding hypothetical protein (EggNog:ENOG41): MDSIAIIQKGKGLTQGNVTLPPLKDHQVYVKIDYAAFNPTDRLGLDVNAFGDGAVLGCDFAGKVVDTHSTVTKLKTGDTIAGFVWGGEFGRAFMYQ; encoded by the exons ATGGACTCAATTGCCATTATCCAAAAAGGCAAAGGCCTGACTCAAGGGAATGTGACTCTGCCTCCCTTGAAGGACCATCAGGTATATGTCAAGATCGACTACGCAGCCTTCAACCCAACTGATC GCCTGGGTCTTGACGTCAACGCCTTCGGGGATGGCGCAGTGCTAGGCTGCGACTTTGCTGGGAAAGTCGTGGACACCCATTCAACTGTGACTAAATTGAAGACTGGCGATACTATTGCTGGCTTTGTCTGGGGCGGTGAGTTCGGCAGAGCCTTTATGTATCAGTAG
- a CDS encoding hypothetical protein (EggNog:ENOG41), with translation MYTIADERLSFKIPESINPAEASSVPLAANTAWLALFSEDCLALSSDKTGEKAPLLIWGGNTTVGYFAIQIAKLHNIEVATTCSPKSFDKMRQAGANHVFDYNDEEVVSKIRSAVPNLQHVFDTVGNETSSATAARSISQPGGVLCTVRPGKANTQDVPSHIKVTDVFVFTAFPTEHSYRGKAHWPVKMNDHKLSADFHAQLEALLGNGSLRPSPVRLMGQLSPSSVEKAMDLNRQGSISGEKLVFEGFA, from the exons ATGTACACAATCGCTGATGAGCGACTGTCTTTCAAGATACCCGAAAGCATCAATCCAGCTGAGGCTTCTTCAGTTCCATTGGCTGCTAATACAGCATGGCTTGCTCTCTTCTCGGAAGATTGCCTTGCACTCAGTTCTGATAAGACAGGAGAAAAGGCCCCCTTGTTGATATGGGGAGGTAACA CAACCGTTGGCTATTTCGCCATCCAGATCGCCAAGCTTCACAACATCGAAGTTGCAACAACCTGCAGCCCTAAAAGCTTCGATAAGATGCGACAAGCTGGCGCAAATCATGTCTTTGACTACAACGATGAGGAAGTTGTATCCAAGATTAGATCAGCGGTGCCAAACCTGCAGCATGTCTTTGATACAGTTGGCAACGAAACCTCGTCGGCCACTGCAGCCAGGTCCATCAGTCAACCAGGAGGCGTTCTATGTACCGTTCGCCCAGGTAAAGCAAACACACAGGACGTTCCTTCTCATATCAAGGTCACGGATGTCTTTGTTTTTACTGCTTTCCCTACAGAGCATAGCTATCGAGGCAAAGCGCATTGGCCT GTGAAAATGAATGATCACAAACTCAGTGCCGATTTCCATGCGCAGTTAGAGGCGTTACTAGGAAACGGGTCTCTCAGGCCATCTCCGGTCCGTCTGATGGGACAGCTTAGTCCGTCTTCAGTTGAGAAAGCGATGGATCTCAACCGCCAGGGTTCTATCTCGGGCGAGAAGCTTGTCTTTGAAGGCTTTGCATAG
- a CDS encoding hypothetical protein (MEROPS:MER0001288), translating to MKLTTAVAFLALSPLTEATKPPVSSKKLQKLITEKGLMHNLKKLNDIAYANGGNRAFGLPGYAASVDFIYHEISKLKGFKTWKQDFPANFTQTLAAEVTVDDETFRTVALTYTPSTSEDGVTAELVHGPEGTAACDAANYEGLDVEGKVVLVERGLCPDGTTFAGRVKPAAAAGAQVVVIYNSDEAKLTAGTLSAPNPKEYVPTGLIDQDPGKALKARLDAGEKLEVFVKIIQTIETRITQNVFAETKAGDGENVVMLGAHLDSVQAGPGINDDGSGTSLILETAKGLQHFSTKLKIRFGWWGAEENGLVGSRYYVNNLKTDDVDNLLAYLNFDMVSRGFFGVFDGTGEKVGPGGPPGSDVIEDLFREFFEKEKIEVTPVGLTGGTDYVAFREVIKKPVGGLFTGTGLEQDACYHQACDNITNPVPETLHINAKAAAHVLSKLAIDGVKLIPKTPSNTTVGSIKRVRDAASLHLHDVTGFEGKPCDHDII from the exons atgaagttgaCTACAGCTGTTGCGTTCCTGGCTCTTTCGCCTTTAACCGAGGCTACCAAGCCTCCTGTAAGCTCAAAGAAGCTTCAAAAGCTCATCACCGAGAAGGG GTTGATGCACaacttgaagaagctcaatgaCATCGCCTACGCCAACGGAGGAAATCGCGCCTTCGGTCTTCCAGGCTACGCTGCCTCAGTCGACTTTATCTACCACGAGATCTCCAAACTAAAGGGCTTCAAGACCTGGAAACAAGATTTCCCCGCCAACTTCACTCAAACTCTTGCAGCTGAAGTcactgtcgatgatgagactTTCAGAACTGTCGCTTTGACTTATACCCCCAGTACATCTGAGGACGGCGTAACAGCTGAGCTTGTTCATGGCCCTGAAGGTACAGCTGCATGTGATGCAGCAAACTATGAGGGGCTCGATGTTGAAGGAAAGGTTGTACTCGTTGAGCGTGGTCTTTGCCCTGATGGAACTACATTCGCTGGAAGGGTCAAGCCCGCTGCAGCTGCTGGTGCTCAAGTGGTTGTTATTTATAACTCCGACGAAGCGAAGCTTACGGCCGGTACTCTCTCCGCACCTAACCCAAAGGAGTACGTCCCAACTGGTCTCATTGATCAAGACCCTGGAAAGGCACTGAAGGCTCGTCTCGATGCTGGTGAGAAACTCGAGGTGTTCGTCAAAATCATCCAGACCATCGAAACGCGCATCACCCAGAACGTCTTTGCCGAAACCAAAGCCGGCGATGGCGAGAACGTCGTCATGCTGGGCGCTCATCTTGACTCCGTTCAAGCAGGACCTGGTATCAACGACGATGGATCAGGAACTTCGCTCATCCTCGAGACAGCAAAGGGTCTACAGCACTTTtccaccaagctcaagattcGATTTGGATGGTGGGGCGCCGAGGAGAACGGCCTTGTTGGATCTCGCTACTACGTCAACAACCTTAAgaccgatgatgttgataaCCTCTTGGCTTATCTCAACTTCGACATGGTATCTCGTGGTttctttggtgttttcgACGGAACTGGCGAGAAGGTAGGCCCCGGTGGACCTCCCGGCTCTGATGTCATCGAAGATCTCTTCAGGGAGTTctttgagaaggaaaagatcGAAGTTACACCCGTTGGCTTGACTGGTGGAACCGACTACGTTGCCTTCCGCGAGGTAATTAAGAAGCCAGTTGGTGGTCTTTTTACTGGCACTGGTCTCGAGCAGGATGCTTGTTATCACCAAGCTTGCGACAATATTACTAACCCTGTTCCTGAGACGCTTCACATCAATGCAAAGGCTGCTGCACATGTTCTGAGCAAGCTTGCTATTGATGGAGTTAAGCTCATTCCCAAGACACCTTCCAATACCACGGTTGGATCTATCAAGAGGGTTAGAGATGCGGCTTCGTTACATTTGCATGATGTCACTGGTTTTGAAGGAAAGCCGTGCGACCACGATATTATCTAA